One segment of Labrus mixtus chromosome 10, fLabMix1.1, whole genome shotgun sequence DNA contains the following:
- the grxcr1a gene encoding glutaredoxin domain-containing cysteine-rich protein 1 produces MEGTTPRAAQDKPLKRVRFRVASGNSGRVLKEIFKDEGPSDSLDSDCTSSSDAERASTPSTSGEVHGNLFGSLGSELDDSECEPDDLLRYAGATKDWTFTTKRVNILSKNGTVRGVKHKVSAGLTLFENLPSSNNVEVSLECGRIVIYTTSFRVVRTTFERCELVRKIFQNHRVKFAEKNIALDIEYGKDLEERCKRVGEPPSLPVVFIDGHYLGGAEKILGMNESGELQDLLTKIERVQHPQTCQTCGGFAFVPCPTCHGSKMSVFRNCFTDSFKALKCTSCNENGLRPCSSCSQ; encoded by the exons ATGGAGGGGACCACGCCGAGGGCCGCGCAGGACAAGCCACTGAAGCGGGTCAGGTTCCGCGTGGCCTCAGGGAACAGCGGCCGGGTGCTAAAG gAGATTTTCAAGGATGAGGGGCCTTCAGATTCCCTGGATTCAGACTGTACCAGCAGCTCGGACGCTGAGCGGGCCAGCACGCCGTCTACGAGCGGAGAGGTACATGGAAACCTGTTTGGGTCTCTGGGCTCGGAGCTGGACGACAGCGAGTGTGAGCCGGATGATCTGCTCCGGTATGCGGGCGCCACAAAGGACTGGACCTTCACCACCAAGAGGGTCAACATCCTCAGTAAGAACGGGACTGTGAGAGGGGTGAAGCACAAAGTCAGCGCAGGTCTGACTCTGTTTGAAAACCTTCCTAGTTCAAACAAT GTGGAGGTGTCTCTGGAATGCGGGCGGATCGTGATCTACACCACGAGTTTCCGTGTGGTGAGGACGACCTTCGAGCGCTGCGAGCTCGTGCGTAAGATCTTCCAGAACCACCGAGTGAAGTTTGCGGAGAAGAACATCGCCCTGGACATCGAGTACGGGAAGGATCTGGAGGAGCGCTGCAAACGTGTAGGAGAGCCTCCTTCATTACCGGTGGTGTTCATCGATGGTCACTACCTGGGG GGAGCGGAGAAAATACTCGGCATGAACGAATCAGGAGAACTTCAGGATCTGTTGACTAAAATAGAG aGGGTCCAGCATCCCCAGACGTGCCAGACCTGTGGGGGCTTCGCCTTCGTCCCGTGCCCAACGTGCCATGGCAGCAAGATGTCCGTGTTTCGAAACTGCTTCACGGATTCCTTCAAAGCCCTCAAGTGCACTTCCTGTAACGAGAACGGTCTGCGTCCCTGTTCGAGCTGCAGCCAGTGA